GCTTCATGGACCAGCTCTAAAAGCCATCATTTTGTACCATAAAGTAGTTCATGCATTACTAGGTGCTTAAGTTGTGTATGTTATATTAACTTGTATAgaaggtggagagtgccctcaagtcatagctgacttatggcaacctctggtgggattttcatggcaagagagtaacagaggtggtttgccactgcctgcctctgtgaccctcgtcttccttggaggtctcccatccaactactaaccaaggccgaccctgcttagctcctgagatctgacaaaatcaggctcacctgggctatccaggtcagagcatcaACTTGTATTACCTAGGTATAAAACAACTAATTGTTCATTTTATGGTATTCATGTATGATTTTTGGTTGCTACAGCTTTTTGTGCTGTGAGAATTCCTTGTTTTTGCAAAGCACCTTGAAGCACTGTAGCCCTTTGACAATTGTATAACGGGAAGTAAAATACAGAAGAAGTTTGGCTATAAGATGTTTATTGTTCCATTTATTCTGTAGTTTGCATAGTTAGTTTTTCCCAGCTTTTGCTTTtgtcctcacctggaggttggcaaccctcaatTGCAGGCATGACTGAGAGTCTCCCTGCTGCTTATCACCGGGCCCAGAGAAGCGGGCAGGGGGCTTTGCAGGTGCCATGAAGCCATTGGTAGCCCCCTCCTCCAGATCTGGGAAGAAGGGCGGGGCCCCATTCCGCCCACAGGGGTGTGTTTCACCATCAACGTGCAAAAGCAAAACTGAGAGACTTTCTGCCCGGACTGCTCTGAAGGTCCCTTGGGACTGGTGCCTGGTTCACACTCAAGGCAAGAACTGGGTGAAGGAAAAAGTGCAAAGGGAGACAGAAAAGGGCTCTCGGTATTGGAAGAAAGACTTCACGGAAACCTGCATCCCTTGTCCATTGCCTGCCTATCAGCCCAGTCTCTCCTTGATGTTCCATGGTACAGTCTACAGCACCTGCTGGGGAACCTCCATATACATACCCCCCCGCCCTGCAAACAACCACTCCAAAGACCCCCAGTTCCCAATGGGAATGTGTCCCACCTCACTCCTCTCCTAGCCACAGAGCCTCCAGGTTTTTTCATTGCCTAACGTGGGAGAGAAAATGGAGTTCTGATTACCACGAACATCAGCCCAACTATCCAATATGTATGCCAGCCTCCCACCCAGCCCCCACCCAGCACCCACAAAGACCCAGGGAGTCCACTCAGATTACAGGCAATGGTTTTTATTAGGCAGTAACGTCACATGGCAGCTGGAACAGGATTCGCATGGGTGGTGCGGGCAGGAGGCCGTTGCGTGTCCCTCCGGCTGGTTTAGTGGTAGCGGTGAGCCAAGGCGTGGGCGACCACCCGGACCAGCTTGTGGAAGGCGGCATGGTAGGCAGGAGTGAACTCTTTGCCCAAGTGGGACGCCAAGACGATAATGAGGACATCCCCCAGAAGCTGCAAGaggagagaagaggagaacaTGAAGGAGTCCTGGGCTGGCAATCAGGCCACGTCCAGATGTTGAGGGGCTCCCCTTGCCCTTTCCAGCCACGCCCCActccctggaggaaatgccagGCAAGGATCAGCATTGCCCCCTCTGCGGTGGACTCTCTGCTGGGCAACCTTCCCTCCTCTTGGGGCCCAGGAAGCAATGCAGCATGTCTGGGGGAAAGAATCCtggcctctccctccctccctccttccttccctccctccctccttccctaacTCCCTCACAACTGAAAAGGAGACAAGGGGGGTTGTATGGGGTTTGTGGCTGCAAGGGGAGCTGGGGCAGCATAAGAGGCACTcaggtgtgtgcatgcacacacaccacacacacacacacacccctacctTGAAGTTCTCGGGGTCCACGTGCAGCTTGTCGCAGTGCAGCTCGCTCAGCTTGGCAAAGGTCTGCTTGATGTTGTCCAGATTCTTGATGGCATCCCCAAAGGCGGTCAGCACCTTCTTGCCGTGCTCACGAACTTTTGGATTGCCACAGATGGCCGTGGCGCTGGAGAGGTTCCCAAAGTCGGGAAAGAACCTCTGGGTCCAGGGGTACACCACCAATAAGCTAGGGAGGGGTAGACAAACACACCCAGGGTTATTCATGTCTGAGGAGGAGCACCCAGACCTCTCTCTCACCCAAAGAAGTGCTGGGCCTTACGTGGCAAGGGCTTCGCCACCGGTTGGACCCACATCGGTCTTGCTCCAGATCGCGTTGATGATCTGCTTCTCTTCAGCGGTCCAGTGCACCATGGTGGGTGGCTGTGAGTCAGGAGGGCCTTCGGCTGTTTCAGGAAACCTTTGAGCTGAATCCAGGCGCCTCCACCGGACTTTTATACCCTGAGCGGAAGCTCCTCCTTGCCTGGGTGGGTGCAGCCATCGGCTGGAGGTGGGGCAGCCTGGTGGGGCCaggcagccagagggaggaggcacGGGGCTGGTACTGTTTGGCAAGCCGGAGGCGGAGATCACCGACGCACTTGCCAGCAGGCCATCTTTTGGGGTGAGGCCCAGAATGCATTTTATGGAATGCACCCAGCGTCCAATTGTCCTTTCCAAGGCACTGATGGCTTTCAGGCCCCTTTGGAGCCCAGAGGGTTGCACACCTGGCTGGTTTGCACTGTGGGAGCCCTCTTTCCAGGTGCAACCTCACCCTGGTCACAGTCTGATTGAGCCCATAAGGGATCTCTCCTGCTCCATGTGGATAGTAGCCTTGGAGGAGGTCTCCTGCACTCTGTGTGtgatttggcttccttttttatggtcttgctgcctcctctctctctctctctctctctctctctctctccccccaagtGGACAGGAAAAACCCACCACTTGGGGGCTTCCAGGATTTTTCAAAACTGTATAACTGAAACGGGGGCTGCTGATCCTCAGTCGTGCAAGGAGATCACAACAACAGCCGTTCAACTAAGATGACCTTGGTCTAAATTAAAAGGACCTCAAACACTCACgggtaaatggaacctccatgtgcagaggcagtgtGCTCCTGAGGGCCAGCTTTTGAGTCTCCGGAAACTCGCAGCTGCTTTCACTACCATCATTCATAGAAACAGAGAGTCGGAAGggacccaagggtcatctagtccaaccccctgcacaatacagggaattcacagctacctctccCCCactgcacccccccaccccccacgacTCTTTATTCTTCTGTGCCACATTTTGAGGAGGCCCCATGGAAGGTTTCGCACTGGGGGACTCGGCTTGATGCCTCAGCATGTGGTTTATGGGGTCTCAAAGGGCTCCATCGTGTACCCCGTTCTTGGTAGCATCCACGTGAAGCCGCTGGGAGAAGCCAggtggagatttgggctgggatatCACCAACACATGGAGAACAAAGAGCTCTATCTTGCCCTTgtagcagatcccagggaggctgcggAGGCCGAGAACTGGTGTCCAGGGGCGGCTGTGGGAGGGTGAGAGCTAATACGATGGGACTtgatcctgacaaaatggaggtgctgctAGAGGGCGGAAGGACTGGCCCAGGAATTGTGGTGCCTCCTGCTCTAGGTGGGGGGGGTGCTCCCCCTAaaagagcaggtttgtagctaGCGGTGTTGCTGGACCCagacctcctgttggataaagagGAGGAGGTAGCGGCCAGATTTGGCGGGTGAGCCAGCTGCTGCGGTTCCTGGGCAAAAAAAAGAGATCTTGCCACCATGGTGCATGCTCTAGGGACACCTTGTGTtttacgtggggctgcccttggagactgtctggaagctgctGTTGGTACGGACAGAACATTGACTGGAGCAGGTCGcaaggaccatatcactccagtctagGACTACCAGGTCACCCGGTGGagccagggaatcccctgctcctaccctccccccaccccaccacgaCTCACCTGGCAGCAgtggggaacgtgggggaacaggcctcccggggcgtgctcttggggcagtgtgatgacatcactcccaggagcactcctgctgcaccaggagtgtgtgcaccctttgcatgcatgcaagggaagaggaaaggtgagtgccaggttccccccccctcctgctgggagggtaagagaaCCCGGCAGCCCTACCCATgagctagttggtttagcccaggaGGGTGAAGTCAGCATCTGGAactaaaacagtaaagagtccagtagcacctttaagactaaccaactttattgtagcacaagcttttgagaaccacagctctcttcgtcagatgcattgtcagcttctgagaaccacagctctcttcattatcTGGAACTAAGCAGCTGAAGAAGAGGCTAGTTGCTGAGGAGCTAGATAAAAATTTaggtgctcttatcaccttgaatgaGGTCATTGGAAACACATTGCATGTGAAAAATGGTAAATGACGAGTAAAAGTGGTGTGCGTGTGTTATATGCAGTATAGCattattactggaatcatattattcttgcagggctgtaattctcaagctgaagacagaagcctggttCTGGTTGTTTCCATAATCAAGAGGACTGGAGCAAAGGACTCCAGCACTGGGCGGGACCCAAAACGTTGGAATCGAGGTTATCCAAGCCCAGTTTAAGgggctggtattgacctttaaagaccAGAATACCTTAAGGGACACCGacaatatgagagccagtttggtgtagtggttaagagcgcaggactctaatctggagagccaggtttgattccctactcctttgCTTGAGGCCAgcggggtggccttgggccagtcacagctctctcagagctctctcagccccacccacctcacatggtgttttgttgtggggataataatgacacactttgtaaacctctctgagtgggcattaagttgtcctgaagggcggtatataaatcaaatgttattattattattaagacacTAACCAGACCCTCCAGCCATCTTTGCaggcctgcttcaggtgccccaccATTGGAGGCTGGATGGGCGGCAACCCGAGAATGTGCCTTCTCAGCTATGGTGCCCAAacttcagagctcccttcccagAGATCcgcctgtctccctctgtcctTGTCGTCCCCCAGCGGGTGGAGTTTTTTTCTATCATTGCGCAtatccccagtaaactcttattggcccccTCCTCCCcggttgtgtgtgtgcgtgtttgtcTGTACCTTCTTACAGTGTTGTTAAATTTTATAAATacctttaaaatttattttatgtttGAAACATTTTGACGCCTGAGGTTCGCTCCCTCTGGGTCCCTAATCaggtggaaagacagcatagaaatgtattaaataaataaaacaaagacaaataaaataatggatgagaggggacttgaacccaggtctcctaaaccactaccttgaactgagcagggtaactgataggtagccaatggagcgactgtggGAAGGGAGTGATggtcaagctcctgctcgctcctgatgaCAGTCGAGCCTCAAGGGTCGCCTGCTATTTTGCAGGCTGTGGGGTTGAAGCTGGTGCAGTGTCTCCACCACTCCCTCTTCATGCCAAGGAAAATCCCCCTGACCCAGGTAGCTGCTGGAGGCCAGGCACACGGACAGGCCAAGAAGTGGGTGCCCCAGTTTTCACTTCAGGGccctctcctgctcccccccccccccgcatcatcCTCTTCGTGGAGAAGGTGGCCTCATCACCAAAGGAGgacccttccagagcttttatggGGGTGACATGagagggagagtgggggggggcacccagGTACCAGGCTTGTCTTGTTCTGCGCTCTCCCCCATGGAGCTCACTCGTCCTGGGATGGGGATTCTTTGCCTGTCCCCTCCCGCACCCCGTTCCTGACACAGACCTTcttgctgagagccaaactacaagtgacgtcttacccaggttggacacttgtcagcttccctcaagttttgatgggaaatgtaggcttcctggtcttgcagctgtaatggagagccaagctgtaaaaccaagatgcctacatttcccatcaaaactggagggaagctgacaagtgtccaacccgtgtcaggcgtcacttgtagtttggctctgagactcaaggcagatcacaaaaCCTAAAAAATGATTCCGTCAGATGGCTGAGCTCAACTGGTGACGGAGCAAAGGAACCGACGAAGATggcagaattagaaaacaacagACAGCCAAAGGGAAGGTCTACTGCAAGCAGCGTAGAAAGGGGAGCGGCAACGGTCGACGCCGCCGGTGCGCCTACAGTAACCCTTGCCGCGCACTGCGGTCCTCTTCCTTaatgaaaatgccccccccccagccattccATCGAAACCGTTCTAAGCCGGGCCTAGAAGAGTTCCTCCTGGAGCTTTCTGTTTTGCATCTTTGGTGAAATGATagacaactttgctcatctgaacaaggccctCGGAGGGTGCCTCCTAGCCAATGGGCAGCATCAGCCACTGCCCCTCCGTGTGCATGTTCTcttgtggcccccaccctgtggcacggcctgcctgagggggtcaggaCCGAGCGGAAGGCTGCAAGCCATGCAATCCCCGGTTATTCAGAAGGGCCCTTTTATAACGGAGTGGCTCAGGGAAAGTGGCCCACACTGCTGTGCACGGTGCGTGTTACCTGTTGCTGTGTGTGTTGTCACGCGCTCACTGCGTTGTATTTCTGTTTAtgcaataccattttctgcatggTTAAACATGTCGTGTCAAATACTTgtgccttgtttcagatttctgcaatcctcgTCCTCttatattgcttattagatgcctCATCGTATAGATAGCATAGATTTACATCAAGTATccgtgagaaaggaggactataaacaaGGACTTAaataaagcgggggggggggctctgatcGCCTCAGGCAGGACATTCGACAAGGCAGGGGCCACCCCAGAGACGGGTCATGTTCTGCCCACTGCCAACCTTAGCCGTCAGTCTTCCCTGGAAACGTTAGTtgctgtagattttccgggctgtattgccgtggtcttggcattgtaattcctgacgtttcgccagcagccgtggctggcatcttcagaggtgtagcaccaaaagacagggatctctgagagatctctgtcttttggtgctacacctctgaagatgccagccacagctgctggcgaaacgtcaggaactacaatgccaagaccacggccatacagcccggaaaatctacaactaacgttctctggctgtgaaaaccTTTGACACTATATCTTCCCTGGAAACTTAAATGGGATGGGTCGAGGAGGagcacccgggggggggggggactcagctGCCTGTGTTGCAGTCAGAGCAAGAACTCTCAAGCAAGCCCTTCTTCATGGTTTGAGGCTGCTGTAGCCCCAGCTCCCATGGGCAGCTAGCTACCAAATATTGGTGCAAGGCACCAGAGTGGCCGTAACCCTTGACCCAAAGCCCCCAGCTGCACCAGAacttctgccctccctccctcttccatttCATCAAAGTGTTCTTCCTGGTCTGCCCTGCTAAGCCAGCCTCCTGCCTCTGCCCTAGCCACACCGCTCTTTGGAGCATCCCATCCGGGTCGGCATCTTTATGTCCGAGAGGTCCAGTTTCCAAGAAACAAAGGAGAGTGCAGGAGTGAGGGGGGTGGGCTGTGAGTGGCACTTATTTGCACtccaggtggggggagggcaggtgcCAAGTGGAGTGGGCAAGACACGTGCCAGAGCAGCTGGAGATGGGCAGGTGCTGCCAGGCAAGGGCTCTCTTACACACAACTCTTTGGGGCCCACACCCCCAGCTGTCTTCCTTCGGTCAGCCCCAGCTTGCGTGTGTGGAGGATCAAGGTCAAGCGTCTCCTTTGAAACgtctggaggaggaggaaggaggaggctaccccccccacacacacacacgcacacacctcaCGGCAACGACAGCCATCAGGATGGCATGGTCAGCCGTCCAGACTCACTCTTCATCAGTGATGTCCAACACCGTGCAAAagtccaggcctctggaggcagGCCGCGGAAAGGGCAGTCAGAGCCCGGGCAAAGGTTCTTCCTGCTGCCCTTTGACCCCCTCTGGACATGTTGGCAGTCCCAAGAGTGAGTTCTTGAGAGCGGCCCATTTGCAGCCTCCTTCAGGTATGGCCACTGTTGAGGTGCCCTCTGTCCTAGGGAGGAGGCGTGGGGAGTGTAACCAAACTGGCCCTGGCTTGGCACCGCTCTAAAGCTCCTTTGAGGCCATATTTTGCTGTGCTGAAATTGCGCCGTGAACTAAGACTCATCCGGCCTGAACACGCATCCACCTCTTTGTAAGAAAACGCCCGTCCATGTTCACCGGccaatgaaaccagggcccagggCCAGGATCGAGGTGCGCTTTAGATCACACCTTCAGCTGGACGAACATTGCAGGCAACGTTAGAATTACGCCACACACCTAtaaagaagaagggagctctgcctctcaaGAGCTTACGCGccgaaaatcctgttggtctctaaggtgccacaactCAAACCCTGCTGACATAACAAGAAAAACCAAGTGTACGTGGCTTGGGTACATGGATTGCATTCACCGTAAGCCCCCTTGTTGAGCTCAATAGGCTGAGCGGGAGCTGGGGGGCTGCAGAATGGCCAGAGCAGCCGGAGAGGGGCAACGGCCGTCTTACGCACAGCGCTCCGAGGCCTGAAACCAGCCGACAAGGAAGGGGCGTTGAAGCCTGTTCAGGACAGGCCcttttcttggggtggggggcagggaaagaTGGAGAGGCCGGGCGTGAGAAGCAGAGCGGGTGGAGAGAGTGGGCTCTGCCAAATGGGTAGGCCGCTCTGCCACAGGATTAGAGGACCAGATGGCAAGCCCATTGCGGACAGGGCGGCAGCCGGGGCCCGGGGAGCCCTGGGTGCAAACCCTTGTGTAGCCCCAaagctgagggagggagggagggtgggagggagggcgGCCCAAGCAACCCCTT
The DNA window shown above is from Eublepharis macularius isolate TG4126 chromosome 3, MPM_Emac_v1.0, whole genome shotgun sequence and carries:
- the LOC129325884 gene encoding hemoglobin subunit beta-2-like yields the protein MVHWTAEEKQIINAIWSKTDVGPTGGEALATLLVVYPWTQRFFPDFGNLSSATAICGNPKVREHGKKVLTAFGDAIKNLDNIKQTFAKLSELHCDKLHVDPENFKLLGDVLIIVLASHLGKEFTPAYHAAFHKLVRVVAHALAHRYH